CCCTGGGAAGTGGACACTGCCCATGGACAAAACGGTTATGAtgaaatttcatattttgaatAGCTCTGTGTAGCTCAGAGTGCATTTTCACACCTCAAAGTCATCAGGTCCCCAAATAACCTCCTTGGTTTGCCCTGTGAACTCTATTGCacagaggaagagactgaaaTTCAAGAGGGTCATGCAGCTAATAAGTATCAGAGTTGGGATCTGAATCCAGATCTTCTCAGACTACCTTCAGGGTGCCTTTTTTGCACACAGGGTGGCTTAAAGATTTTTAAGCAGGGTAGAGACAGGATGTGAGGCGTTGGGTGGGATCAGGGTGAGACCTTGAGGCTGGGCAAGAAGGTCAATGTGAAGAATGGTCTAGAGCAGATGTCTGCAAACAGTATCTGTAAACGGCTTTGTGGTCAGTCATTGTTGCaaattcttctgtatttttgtcATGTGGTTGGTTTTTAACAACtctttagaaatgcagaaatattCTTAGCTCGAGGGCTATGAAAATAGACTAAGGGCTGAATTTGACCACAGGCTGTCCTGTGTTGACCCCTGCTCTAGAGCCTGGATGTAGAGAGCCATTCAGAAGGCTATCAAATTACCCCAGGTGAGGAGCAGGGAGAGCCCAGGCTGAGATGGAGAAGAAAGATCAAGAGCCCATTCTGCAAGAAGCCTGCACAAGTTAGGGGCTGGTGGGGAGGTGCAGCAGGTGAGGGGCCCCTGGAGGAGCCATTCCCTCCACAGTGCCTGCAACAGGCTGGGAGCCCAGCCCAACACTAGCTCCTCACTGAGAACCCCCTCCATGCCTTTCTTAACCAGGGTGTGGAGGCAAGCACTGAAGGCCCATGGCCAGCCATGGGAGCCACAAGAATCAATCGCTTCCAGTAGGATTGATGCATTCGAAAGAGCCTGGGGCAAGGCTGGAGGCCACGAGAGGAGCTTCCAGGCCACGCAAGCAGGGAACAAAGCCGATGATCACACTCCCATCAGTGGGCCACCTTGGTGAAGGGAAATGCCCAAGTTCCCAGCACCTGCAGAGCCTAAGACATAACAAGCAGCATTCCCTGACACTCAccaaggccaggtgctgtggtaaGTATTTCCCATACATTGTCTTGCTTATTAAAATTTCACTAGATTCCCACATGGGACTAACTATGGCTTAGAAAGGCAACCACTGTGGTAGAGAGTGAGAGTGACTTGCTGACTCTGCTGTCCCACACCTTTTCCCAGGAGTGAAGGCTCGAGAAACAGGCTTACTCCACCCAGCCTCCTTTTTCTCCCCTGTAAAATCGAGACCATCATTGCAAAgtgagggaaaagggaagagtCAGTCAAACACTCTGACCAGCGCCTGGCACCAGGTACATGACTGACGTTTGCAGTCATTGGGGTTCTTGCCCTGtatcacacagctagcaagggGTAGAGCCACGACCTGAATCCTGATAAATCACTAATTGatcataggaaaaaaatgtacaacTCTAGGTTTCCAGATTTCCTCTATGGAAAATGAAGCTACGTGTCCTTTCGATCTTCAagagaggataaaatgagataagcATTGGATAGAGCAATTTACCATAGCAAGGAGTGCTTCTACCTGGTTCAAAGATGACTGTAGCATGTACCTAGGGGCAAGAGTGAGGTCACTGTCAGAGGGTAGCTGGCCCCTATGGATGCTGGAGGTGATGTGCACTTGGCagagagggaggctgggagggcgGTGAACATCTACAAGAGGCTTCCCCGTGTCCAGCACCGTTGCACGTTTCAATCCCCCTCCAGGTACGTGTTCTACCTGTTCCTGTACAGAAGAGAAATCAGAATgccagagaaatgaagaaacttCTCCAGGTTCATGTAATCACCAAATAATGTCTGCTTTGACCATCTCTGCATTTTGTGCTACACCAAGATTTAAGCAGCTGTTCAAAGGAACAGTGCAACAGATGTCACAGACGTGACTCTTCTTGAAAGGAAGTCAGATTTCATAGATGGAAAGGCTGGCCTTTTCCATTTGCCTCCTCCAGACCCATAACTTTGGATAGGGAGGTTTTATTGTCCGTGAGGCTTATGCATGTGTCAGAAGAACGTCCAAGCAGAGCAATCTAAGTGGCAGACCCCCTaggataggaaagaagaaagacgCTGCTGACACTTTCAGAAAACTCTTCACGTTTTGTGACATACGTGCTTGTCTCGAGTGATCAGGAGACAGCTGGAAGTCCAAACCATGCAGTAATAGCAGAGAACCTGAGGAGAGAGAAGCTTCCCAGGACGTTCTGAGGTCTTGTGCCGGGTACAGGCTTTCCTTCCTGCAGCATCCCTGAGTCCAGAGAAATCACCCCCCGTCCCGTGGGCCAAGCACTCATCGCAACAGCACTTCGAGTTTGCTGTGCTTAGATTCACTTgtggaacttgttaaaaatataaaattccaacCCCACCTCCCAGGAATTCCCCAACTTTGCATTTTTCTAAGGCTTACTGCCCGAGTGATTTGGGGCACATGTGAAGAGACATTGTCTCGGGCTCCATTGCGTCCTAGAACTCATTAAACAATTGCAAGCGCCAAAGAGCTCCTAAGAAAGAGTGGGGGATGGTGTGGAAGTGTAGAACAAAAGGATGTATTGAGGGTAGGAAATCGCAGAAACATCTTATGAGAAGGTCTCCTTTCAGCTGACTCCTGAGCCAGGAATTGGGAACGGTCAGGGGAGAGTCTTCCAGGCAGTGGAGAGTCTGGTCCAGTACAGGTTTGGAAGCAAAGGAGATCACAGCATATTAGAAACCTGAAACAATATAaagtcagctgggcgtggtggctcacacctgtaattccagaactttgggaggccgaggtgggcagatcacccgaggtcagaggttcaagacctgccgggccaacgtggggaaaccctgtctccattaaaattgcaaaaattagccaggcgtggtattgggcacctgtaatcccagctactcagaagcctgaggcagggagaattg
The Theropithecus gelada isolate Dixy chromosome 7b, Tgel_1.0, whole genome shotgun sequence DNA segment above includes these coding regions:
- the C7BH14orf177 gene encoding putative uncharacterized protein C14orf177 homolog, with the translated sequence MASHGSHKNQSLPVGLMHSKEPGARLEATRGASRPRKQGTKPMITLPSVGHLGEGKCPSSQHLQSLRHNKQHSLTLTKARCCGTCSTCSCTEEKSECQRNEETSPGSCNHQIMSALTISAFCATPRFKQLFKGTVQQMSQT